The genomic DNA CCCAGGCATCTTTCGCGACCGAGCCCCGCGAGCGACCTGTCCTCGGACACAGCCAGCCCCTGGCGCGCATCAGTCCCACGGCCCTGCGCACCTACCGCGAGTGTCCCTACCGCTTCCTTCTGGAAGGCGGTTACGGGCTGCGCGACCAGGAGCGCGTCCTCGAGGAGCTGCGCAAGAAGGACTACGGCAGCATCGCCCACGAGGCCATGCGCCGCTTCCTGCGCGAGGACGGGCCGGGTGTCCAGGCGCTGCGCGCCGGCGACCCCGGCGCGGCCCTGTCCGCCCTGCGTGCCGACGCCCGCGACGCCTTCACCGCCAGGATAGCCGCTCTGCCCCAGCGTCGGCTCTGGGTAGCATCGTTTCTGGCCATGGCCGTCGATATCGTCGATACGGAGCTGGCTTCCGCCGCCGCCCGGCGCTGCATCGCCCGCGAGCGCGAATTCGCGTTCACCCTCGACGAACTGCACGCCTGGCTGTCCGCACGGGGTGCCGCGGCGACGCCGCCCGACGCCGCCTGGGCGAAGATCGCCTGCGCGGGTCGGCTCGACCGCGTCGACCTGGGCGCCGACGGCACATCCGTCCAC from bacterium includes the following:
- a CDS encoding PD-(D/E)XK nuclease family protein encodes the protein QASFATEPRERPVLGHSQPLARISPTALRTYRECPYRFLLEGGYGLRDQERVLEELRKKDYGSIAHEAMRRFLREDGPGVQALRAGDPGAALSALRADARDAFTARIAALPQRRLWVASFLAMAVDIVDTELASAAARRCIAREREFAFTLDELHAWLSARGAAATPPDAAWAKIACAGRLDRVDLGADGTSVHVIDYKTGEIPSPKKVAAGEDLQLAVYALAVRLGKVAGAPENAVLTGTYYGLKSGGVGFDPARPHLKPDHDLVRDGAAVLATALAMADRAHDYALVPPDLDPDGAAAPCRHCPWRGVCRIDELVSASCGEATP